Below is a genomic region from candidate division SR1 bacterium Aalborg_AAW-1.
CAACCACACCTACCAAGTCACAAGTTGCAAGTAACTATCTTTCAACAGTATTTCCAGAACAAGTATTACTTGATGGAATTATTACAAAAATCAATAACAAAACATTGGCTTGGTCTCGTGGTTATAAAACACAAAAATCACATATTATCGTCCATCACACCGTCAACGATCTCACCACAATCAAGACTCCAGAGCAAGCTCGTGCTATTGCTAATAGTATTTTTCGTTACCATACCGTTACCAATAAACGATGAGATATTGGATATAATTTCATCATTGATCCATGGTGAAACATTTATGAAGGAAGATGAGGTGGTGAAAGTGTTGTAGGTGCACACGCTAAATACAATAATGCCGCATCATTGTGAATAGCATTGATGGGGAATTTTGAAATAAATGAACCTACAAAAGAGCAACTTGCAGCGCTTACTAAATTGAGTACAGCACTCATGATAAAGTACAACATCAATCCAGATAGCGAAATCTATTCTCATATTGATGATAGTGCAGAACCATATATCAAAGATGTTGTCACTGATGCATTTATTGGACATAGAGATACAGGGAAAACAGCTTGTCCTGGAAAAAACCTCTACTCTCAATTACCAGCTATTCAACAAGCTATTCGTAGTAATCTTGTGGTAGAAAAAAAACTAAGTCCAGCCAAAAAAGTAAATAAAGTCACATTTATTAAAAAACCCTATACACTCACACAAGATTCTACAACACTTACATTTCCTCTCTCTCTCCCATCCTCAATACAATCTTGTACCACAAAACAACCTAATCTCTCCATATCATGCAAAAGAATCGATAATACACAGATATCTGTCACTATAAAAAAAACTGATCCTACGAAACTCGCATCATGATTAACGAGCATTATCATCACCCAGACATGATGATGAATTCAAAAACTTGCGCTCACACTCAATCGATCGAGTGATCAACGCATTCTTATGGAACAAACAAAAAAAACCTATATCACAAAACACAACATCACCTTCCCAAAAACAGAATCTAACAAATTTCAAGCAAAAATTTCACTTTCTGACATCAAAAAGTATACAAAACAGAATGTGAACGTCCTGCTCTATGAAGCAAGTACAACACTGTCAGAACGAAAATTTCTTTGCCAACAATGTACTGTTGTAGATGACAAAGGAATACGTATGAATGATAATTCCTTTACTATCATCAATAATGGAACATCGCTTACCTATAGCAGCAAAACTACCAACAAATCCATAAAATCAATTTCTATCACGCCTAACAAAGCAGATGGAACAACCTTTATTACTAACTACAACAGAACATCCTATGCAGGTATTGCATGGAACAATTTCTATGGTACCATCACCATATCACAGCAACCTATCAAACTCTTAGATACAGAAGACATCAGAAACCAATATGTGGTTACTAATACTCTACCATTTGATCTCTATCTGAGAGGGATTGTAGAAAGTAATGATACAGAACCTAAGGAAAAAGCTAAAACTATGGCACTCTTAGCGAAAAATTATATTCTCTTCTATCTTCATCCTCAACACAGACATCCTAGCATTCCTGAAAAAGCAAACTATATTGCTGTCGATGACGCTCGTATCTTTCAAAAATATGTTGGAGCTGGTGTAGATATGACGCTCAAAAATCGAAAACAAGTCTTATCTGAAACCAACAACCAAGTCATCACCTATAACAATAATCTTGCTTTTTTACCATATTTTTCATGCTCTGCAGGGTTTACTCGATCTGCAAAAGAAAAATACTGATGGAAAGATACTCCATATCTCGTTACTGTATACGACCCTAATCCATGTAAAGATTTCAATGGACATGGTGTCTGATTGGCTGGTAATGGAGCAACCTATCTTGCCAATAACTGATCCTCTTACGAAGATATTATCACATATTTCTATCCATGAACTCGTATTAGCACGTATTAACACAACTGTAATTTGTCCTTTTTTCAATTCGTTTATCATATCTATTATATGAATCTTAGCAAATATCATTATCTCATTATAGGTATAAGTACATGAGCACTCATCGTGATAGCAATTTTTTTCTATCTGTATATACAAACACAAATCAATGCTGCCCAGATTACTCTCGACGAAAAATTTAATAGTCTGACCACGCTCTCAACTTGAAATAGTGGGTCATGAACCGTTCCAGATCTGCAGTATACACTACCGAATGGATTAGTACTCTTTGATACTTCTGTTCCAGAACAAACATTTGATTATACCAGTGATGATAGTCTCACAAAATTTGTCTCAGCCAAGATTCCTCTGAATAATAAACAGTATACCCCTACTGATCTGGTAACACTATCAAGCGATTATCTTATCATCAATAGTACGAATATGAAACTTCGTACCATCGCTCTCAAGAAACTTGATGAACTTGCTAAAGAGTTCTATACTATCTTCAAAGACAAAATAGTAATCGTATCATCCTACAGATCATATAACTACCAAAAAAATCTTGAACAATGATGTTCTCCTACTCTGTGTGCTCGTGCTTGATTTAGTGAACACCAATTGTGACTTGCTGTTGATATTTTTGCTGCAACTTCAGCAGGAGACTTTCTCTCTAAAGCTGAATTCAAAACGTATTATGAACGACTTATGCAGAATGCTCATCGTTACTGATGGCATAATAGTTACCAAAAAGGAGTCGCTACTGACACCTATCAGCAAGAACCGCGACACTGGAGATATCTCGGTCGTGAACTCGCTACAGAACTTTATAACAATCAGCAAACTTTTGCTGAACGGTATAATCAGCAAGAAAAAAATCCACTTACTCATGAGTAGGAGGATTTTTTATAAAATTTTTACTTAATTATCATAATATATCGTTTTTTGAAACTGTGAAATCTTATCAGTAAGACTTACCTGATCCCAATAGATACAGTTCATAGTAAATAATTCACAAAAGTTCAAATTTTCTGATACTCCTTGTGTAATATATCCATAATATCATCACTTATATTCAAAGCATATACATCTATATAATCAGAGTTGCTCATTATAAAATACAGTCTCTGCAAATTCTTTGATAACATCTTGTATTGCTATACGAAAATTTGATGTTGTTGTGATGATATTGGGTCATATCAGTTCGATGATATCATACTGACTATTGTAGATATTGATATAACTACTGTCATAACATTTATGGACTTGGATACCATCAATCATTCATTGAAATAGTTGCTCAACATACTGAGTTGGTTGGTGTTGCATCATAAAAAATACATAATAAAAACATCTTCCCTCGAGAGAAAGATGTCATATAATGTATGAACAGCAGATCTGATCAGTGTATTATGATGATATCTCTCCCTGTATAGGTAGGATTTGGCACCTTCTTAGTGAATAACTAAGGGTTGCTGGGATAGTCACAGAGCCTAATCTCTCGTATCCTCTCTTGATATAATCTACTATGCAGCATAGCAGTAATTTACTATATATAATCTTAGGCTATAAATCAAGATGATTTAATATAATACTACAGAAATCTATCAAATGGATTATTAGGTTTTGGTTTAGATTCTTGTTTTTTAATCCAGAAATCTACAATAGCTTCAGATCTTTGTTGAGCCTCGCCTGGTTTAGCTTTTATTATATCATCTGATGCTACATCTTGAATTCATATTGATTTATAGTTTTTAAGAGAGATTTCATCTAGAGAGAGATGGTGTACAAAGTCTGTAGGGATAGCACCTGCATTGAGTGCTCTACTTCATTTAAATCTAGATCAGTAAGAAAGACGGGACATAATAATAATTAAATATTTATAAAATAATATCCTTCACATTTACCACTTGCTTAAAATCAACCTCCTCTATGACTGCAAAGTGTGCTTTACCGCATTGTATTTTCTTCTTTTCTCATCATCTTAGTCCGTCAAATAATCACTCAACTCACTTTGTCTCTGCGACAAAATAGATTTTACTATCATTTTCTAGTACAATAGCCCAATCAGGGTTATAAGCTCAAATAGGTGTTTCTATTGTAAACCAATATGGTAATTTGAGATAAAATTTAATAGCTTCATGTGAATCTAGATCCTTTGCAAATTGCGTCTCTATTTTAGAATCAATAGCTATATGACTATACAATGATTTATGTACTGGGATAAGATTATCTTCCAAATAACCAGAAATCTCTGTTTGTTCAAATTGCAGTTGATCATAATAGTCTCCTGTTTTGATATATTTAATACCATCGACCATATAAGTTGTGAGTTCATTGAGAATAATCTTGAGTACTTCGTCCAAAAACATCTGTGGATTGGTAAGCACATCTCTCAGTCTAGAAGATTGTTTAAGTATCTCTAATAATGTCGCTTTGGTAAGGAATGTCTTGGATTGTAACCATCATAAAATATCTGGTACATCAATTGTCCTTGCAGAATTTATATATGTTCTTGAATTACGTAGTTCTGCTGTTACTCATTCAGCTCACATTTGCAGAGAGGCTTTTTTGGAATCTATTTTTGGTGGATTGATTTTTGGTAATTCTTCTTGGATTCTTTTGGCAGTCGACGCTATAAGTTTATCTGTATCAAATTGCACTTGATATCTCGTTTTTGCTCTGATTCTTTTTCGCAGTTCTTTGAAGTTTTCGTCGGTCAGCATTTTTTGTTTATCAAACGTGGCTATCTGTTTTTTCTTTCCATTTTTGATTCTATTGGCAAATGATATACCTGTCTCAGTTTCGATCTCTTCTTGAAGTTTTTTGGCAAAATCTTCATAGTGCTCATTGGCAATCACAGTAAGTTTAGCAACAGAAGAATCGATCACTCTTTCTCCTTGCTGATTGACAGGAAGACGAAGACCACGACCTATCTCTTGTCTCTTGCTGGTGACGTTTTGTGTCTCTCTCAGAGTACAGATTTGGAAAACATTAGGATTGTCCCATCACTCTCTCAATGCACTATGAGAAAAGATAAATCTTAGTGGTTCATTGATATCCAAAAGTCTTTCTTTGTCTTTCATGATGAGATTATATGTTTCATCATCTTTCTGTGTAGATCCATTGGTATCTTTCCAAATTTCTTTTTTGTCTTTTCATTTTCATTTTTTATCTGCAGAAAAGTATCCATTGTGTACTTGATCAGCAGTATATGGTATCACATCTTTGTATTGTGGCATCTGAGAAATTCTGGTATACTCTTCTTCGAACATCTTAGCATAGTCTCCAAGTTCATAGCCATCATCACCATACAATCTATAATTTGCTACTTTATCTAGGAAGAATAGTGACAATACTTTGATTCATTTTGCTTTCAAGCTTCTTTCTTTGTCAAAATGTTCTCTGATAGTATCTGCTATCATGGATCTAATAAGTTCTTGTTGCATAGCATCATTGGATTGTTCTAGTTGTACTACTCATCCATTAGAAAACTCTACACATTCAAATCATGGAGAATTGTCTATACTACTCACGTAATATCCATCACGATAATGTTCTCTATAATTTGAAAGACTAAACAAATCATCTCACACACTTACTCTTATCTTTTTTCTCTCTACTCATTGTTTTCATTCTATATCTATTGAGAGTTCAGCTTTATGTTGCGTTTTACCTACAATAAGTTTTTCTAATCTAACAAATGCTTGGTTTGCGTTTTGTTCAGTCAAAGCACTAATAACTTCAATCTTCTTGACCAATCACATATCATAAGCATCTACAGGAGTGAGTCTATAGACTGGATGATAGAGTTCTTTGTGTGTTGCACTATATCTGAGTATACATGATGGATGAAGATTTTTGATAGCATTCTTAGCTATTGCAGTATTATCAACACTTTGTGGTTCATCAATGATGACAAATGGCTTTGTTCATTGTACCAATTCACGTGGAATCAGTCCATTCATCCT
It encodes:
- a CDS encoding N-acetylmuramoyl-L-alanine amidase; the encoded protein is MKLLTRTIITSAILACIGFIPYNIYAYTSKEWNLPGIKIIKRSQWVTDESLIYKNTTTNNVDSNDTDETVTTTPTKSQVASNYLSTVFPEQVLLDGIITKINNKTLAWSRGYKTQKSHIIVHHTVNDLTTIKTPEQARAIANSIFRYHTVTNKRGDIGYNFIIDPWGNIYEGRGGGESVVGAHAKYNNAASLGIALMGNFEINEPTKEQLAALTKLSTALMIKYNINPDSEIYSHIDDSAEPYIKDVVTDAFIGHRDTGKTACPGKNLYSQLPAIQQAIRSNLVVEKKLSPAKKVNKVTFIKKPYTLTQDSTTLTFPLSLPSSIQSCTTKQPNLSISCKRIDNTQISVTIKKTDPTKLASGLTSIIITQTGGGIQKLALTLNRSSDQRILMEQTKKTYITKHNITFPKTESNKFQAKISLSDIKKYTKQNVNVLLYEASTTLSERKFLCQQCTVVDDKGIRMNDNSFTIINNGTSLTYSSKTTNKSIKSISITPNKADGTTFITNYNRTSYAGIAWNNFYGTITISQQPIKLLDTEDIRNQYVVTNTLPFDLYLRGIVESNDTEPKEKAKTMALLAKNYILFYLHPQHRHPSIPEKANYIAVDDARIFQKYVGAGVDMTLKNRKQVLSETNNQVITYNNNLAFLPYFSCSAGFTRSAKEKYGWKDTPYLVTVYDPNPCKDFNGHGVGLAGNGATYLANNGSSYEDIITYFYPGTRISTY
- a CDS encoding Type III restriction enzyme, res subunit gives rise to the protein MSLKLQFQSLSYQSHAVQQVIDLFVGQPHSQGDFVIQSQLLSGSYTEQGFGNNILLDSDTILQNLYSAQTSFNQLKREQYSLNLDPDSVPGLLDVSSSLDNKDYGDITNFSVEMETGTGKTYVYLKTIYELHKTYGFNKFIIIVPSVAIREGTWKSLSITREHFEKEYDLTMMKAMVYDSKRMSMLRDFATTNDLRIMITTIDAINKDSNLFNRSHDRMNGLIPRELVQGTKPFVIIDEPQSVDNTAIAKNAIKNLHPSCILRYSATHKELYHPVYRLTPVDAYDMGLVKKIEVISALTEQNANQAFVRLEKLIVGKTQHKAELSIDIEGKQGVERKKIRVSVGDDLFSLSNYREHYRDGYYVSSIDNSPGFECVEFSNGGVVQLEQSNDAMQQELIRSMIADTIREHFDKERSLKAKGIKVLSLFFLDKVANYRLYGDDGYELGDYAKMFEEEYTRISQMPQYKDVIPYTADQVHNGYFSADKKGKGKDKKEIWKDTNGSTQKDDETYNLIMKDKERLLDINEPLRFIFSHSALREGWDNPNVFQICTLRETQNVTSKRQEIGRGLRLPVNQQGERVIDSSVAKLTVIANEHYEDFAKKLQEEIETETGISFANRIKNGKKKQIATFDKQKMLTDENFKELRKRIRAKTRYQVQFDTDKLIASTAKRIQEELPKINPPKIDSKKASLQMGAEGVTAELRNSRTYINSARTIDVPDILGWLQSKTFLTKATLLEILKQSSRLRDVLTNPQMFLDEVLKIILNELTTYMVDGIKYIKTGDYYDQLQFEQTEISGYLEDNLIPVHKSLYSHIAIDSKIETQFAKDLDSHEAIKFYLKLPYWFTIETPIGAYNPDWAIVLENDSKIYFVAETKGVEGLFDGLRGGEKKKIQCGKAHFAVIEEVDFKQVVNVKDIIL